Proteins found in one Pagrus major chromosome 20, Pma_NU_1.0 genomic segment:
- the LOC141015795 gene encoding uncharacterized protein: MEQPPGSLDDLQPQDLSTSSIATVIDLTRRGEECVLNATSLDALRMVKSPGWYPNSGTSNPGLPFSETGSSDLTLQSGDQIQPDNAFSRTTVTLSYVSRSHVFSNHDSLSRHSPLCGVQPISKLSLHPPSDLDEGLGETGYAHNQHYLEQVDKPADLDTQTELFHSLSQAQVGPESDGGVCLTQEPPEVNGGVICIDEDERVEQEGHGLSRENSRRLVNGQGDSWSSSGVCAESSPEILAPAAGEDEETGGPEVLFLTSKKPDLVVFPDSVGTRDLCSLSREYISPLEDPVSPSATSQDDVEDVFVLPQASSSPSGDNAYLEPTDEVAWDGSSTEGIQPASRISDGITRLDSSDENNHPVHRRKAALEPLIDLTDDVCVSDVSENKPKTVFPHMNGNAKAQQRTLKERKLPVRSGRGTRLEAIVMNINSSRYKVSGCIRTNRKANASQSTASGSKLGSAQRNDTLSGRKRTSRAKASFSVKTMKQKAVIQSKRGKTKNINTDSCKDSTSDSQINHSKKSHRSTPPKSPQFAVHKNSKEESGQLSHPDPSVEIHVARLSPQPPPPTTPTPKSPKKSQGTAKAKAGCSKTSPTAKTKRPRTPKSRRKKHKQSRSSSIFSPKEPEIKLRYVNFKEEKRESRLDNFSPFVRVKRQQSSSSLCTVINYPEEARTQHKKGQQAHPSGFISAVIPSTSCLQLGRASTHSQHQRSLVCCLCGQSANAMDLGDLHGPYYPEGFQPSTKTPANMLGLKENEDDYSDSDSSSCSVRGRGGKRAVPLTARPRRWKNGGTGSPAAKRARSDAGSADVEDWYSPPVLPLEPCEYWLHEDCTIWSTGVFLVKGKVYGLEEAVRAAQETMCSACRDPGATLGCFFKNCPNKYHYRCALESDCVLIEENFSMKCKKHKNKTFKAPPGSRWDDR, encoded by the exons ATGGAGCAGCCACCTGGGAGCTTAGATGATCTACAGCCTCAAGACCTCTCCACCTCCAGCATCGCCACTGTGATTGACCTGACCAGGAGAGGCGAGGAATGTGTCCTCAACGCCACGTCCCTCGATGCCCTGCGGATGGTCAAGAGCCCCGGCTGGTACCCGAATTCAGGGACCAGCAACCCCGGATTACCCTTCTCAGAGACCGGCTCGTCGGACCTCACGCTCCAATCAGGGGATCAGATTCAACCAGATAACGCCTTCTCCCGCACTACAGTCACCCTGTCCTACGTGAGCAGGTCTCACGTCTTCTCCAATCACGACTCCCTGTCTCGGCATTCGCCTCTGTGCGGGGTGCAGCCCATTAGCAAGTTGTCCCTACACCCTCCCAGTGACTTAGATGAAGGGCTTGGGGAGACTGGCTACGCGCACAACCAGCATTACTTGGAGCAGGTCGACAAGCCCGCTGATCTGGACACTCAGACAGAACTATTTCACTCATTGTCTCAGGCTCAGGTGGGACCAGAGAGCGATGGGGGAGTGTGTCTAACACAGGAGCCTCCTGAGGTCAATGGTGGAGTCATTTGCATAGACGAAGACGAGCGTGTAGAACAAGAAGGACACGGTCTCTCTCGGGAAAACAGTAGGCGTTTGGTAAATGGTCAGGGTGATAGCTGGTCGAGTTCAGGAGTATGTGCTGAATCCTCACCGGAAATACTCGCCCCTGCTGcaggggaggatgaggagacGGGGGGCCCAGAGGTGCTTTTTCTCACGTCTAAGAAACCGGATCTAGTGGTCTTCCCGGACAGTGTGGGCACTAGAGACCTGTGTTCACTGAGTAGGGAGTACATCAGTCCTCTGGAGGACCCTGTCTCGCCCTCCGCTACCTCACAGGACGATGTGGAGGACGTGTTCGTCCTGCCCCAGGCCTCCAGCTCTCCCAGCGGCGACAACGCTTATCTAGAACCAACTGATGAAGTTGCGTGGGATGGCTCGAGTACAGAGGGCATTCAGCCAGCCTCTCGCATCAGCGATGGCATCACAAGGTTAGATTCAAgcgatgaaaataatcatcctGTCCATCGACGGAAGGCAGCGTTGGAGCCTTTGATTGACTTaacagatgatgtttgtgtgtcagatgtTTCGGAAAACAAACCCAAGACTGTCTTTCCTCACATGAACGGGAATGCAAAGGCACAACAGAGAACTTTAAAAGAGAGGAAACTGCCAGTGCGTTCCGGCAGAGGGACGCGGTTAGAGGCTATAGTCATGAACATAAACTCAAGCAGGTATAAAGTGTCAGGATGCATACGCACCAATAGGAAAGCAAACGCTTCCCAGTCGACAGCTAGTGGTTCAAAGTTGGGCAGTGCTCAGAGGAACGACACCCTGTCGGGGAGGAAAAGGACAAGCAGAGCGAAAGCATCTTTCtcagtgaaaacaatgaaacaaaaagcagTAATTCAATCAAAGAGGGGCAAAACTAAGAACATTAACACTGACAGTTGCAAAGATTCTACCTCTGATTCTCAAATCAATCATTCTAAAAAGTCACATCGCAGCACACCTCCAAAAAGCCCTCAGTTTGCTGTGCACAAAAACTCAAAGGAGGAGTCGGGGCAGCTTTCTCACCCTGACCCCTCAGTGGAAATCCATGTGGCAAGATTGTCCCCccagccaccaccaccaacaacaccaacaccaaagTCTCCAAAGAAAAGCCAAGGCACAGCCAAAGCCAAGGCTGGGTGTAGCAAAACATCCCCCACTGCCAAGACAAAGAGGCCTCGTACTCCCAAGAGCAGGcgaaagaaacacaaacagagcaggTCTTCCTCCATATTCTCCCCCAAGGAGCCGGAGATCAAGCTGAGGTACGTCAACTTCAAGGAGGAGAAAAGGGAATCAAGGTTGGACAATTTCTCCCCGTTCGTCCGTGTGAAGCGTCAGCAGTCATCGTCATCACTGTGTACTGTAATCAACTACCCCGAGGAGGCGAGGACACAACACAAGAAGGGCCAGCAGGCTCACCCAAGTGGCTTTATTTCTGCGGTCATACCCAGCACTTCCTGTCTTCAGCTGGGCCGGGCGTCCACACACAGCCAGCACCAGCGCTCTCTGGTCTGCTGCCTCTGTGGGCAGTCGGCCAACGCCATGGACTTGGGGGACCTCCACGGCCCCTATTACCCCGAAGGGTTCCAGCCAAGCACCAAAACACCAGCCAACATGTTGGGCCTCAAAGAGAATGAAGACGACTACAGCGATTCAGACTCTTCGTCCTGCAGTGTCAGGGGCAGGGGGGGGAAGCGTGCCGTCCCACTCACAGCTCGACCCCGACGGTGGAAGAATGGCGGCACCGGCAGCCCCGCAGCTAAGCGGGCTCGGTCAGACGCTGGCTCTGCCGATGTGGAGGACTGGTACAGCCCCCCTGTGCTGCCCCTGGAGCCCTGTGAATACTGGCTCCACGAGGACTGCACCATCTGGTCCACAGGCGTGTTCCTGGTGAAGGGCAAAGTCTACGGGTTGGAGGAGGCCGTCAGGGCGGCCCAGGAGACG ATGTGTTCAGCGTGCCGTGACCCGGGTGCTACACTGGGCTGCTTCTTCAAAAACTGTCCCAACAAGTACCACTACAGGTGTGCTCTGGAGTCAG ACTGTGTGCTCATTGAAGAAAATTTCTCCATGAAGTGTAAAAAGCACAAG AACAAGACATTCAAAGCCCCTCCAGGGAGCCGATGGGATGACAGGTGA